The genomic interval GGCACCCACAAGCTGCTCTCCAGCGTGGAAAGCATTTCCTTTCACTCTAAGTTGCTTATGGTCTGGATTAGCAGCATTTCCTCACTCTCCCTATTTCACTCCATGCTCCCAAATGCTGCACTGGGCAGCAGCATGGGGTTCTTCAGTGGAATAAAGTGTGAAGGCTTAAGAGAATgcaaaattcagaaagaaaaccaaaagggTTTGCTAAATATGCCACAACAGTATCCAGAGGCTCAAAACCAATCTAACACCTGGTGATTACAACAGCCTGCATTCAGGAATATTCCCAAGCGCCAGGAGGTAACTGGGTGGAAAGGgtgagaaaaagagggaaagagacaGCATTTTAACCTTAATGAGAGTTTGAAGGGTAAAAATCCTCACATTTCCCCAAAATCTGGTGAGTTTACATAAATTTCTATACCTGCTTCTCAACCCAGGAATACTCAGCCCTGTAACAGAATGTGGAGCAGCTCAGAGTATATCTCCTACCTACATGGGAGAGATTGCACATCTGCCAGGCTGTCCATCAGTTATCCACCTGCAGCACGTGCTGCACCTCCCAGTTCTGCACCAGGCACACACCTACAGCTGCCAGATGGCTGGAGTGCCTTTTGTGCTATGCACAATTACACAAAGCATGTGAGAGTGCAGAGGAGATGCTCTGACTCAGCacagaaactgttttttttcccaagtactTAAAATGTTATATAAACAGGAAGTCAATTAGGTATCAGGAAATTCCAGAGCCTCTAGCTCAAAGAAAGCCTAGATTAAAGGATACAATTTACATATCCTAAGGCAAAGGTCTGCCACAGGGAATACCTTAGTCTCAATTTCCTCAAATGTAACTTGGGGGAGAACTATCTGATGTGGAGAGATAGAGCACTCCGGTCAcctttttaagaggaaaaaagacaaatcaaAAAGGGTCTGTGCAATTACTTGATCCTGTCAGGAAGCGAATCAACCTGGGGAAAACGCAGTGCTTTGCTACAAACCCTACTGCATCAATCACTGCTTTATACCAGACCTAACAAACTGGGGTGTGAACTGTAAAATGCTCCTGCCTCAAACCTAACCCCAAAGTAATCTGCTTCAGGTGATGTTACAATTAAATTCTATGCGTGATCATCATCTCAGTCCAGGTAATTTCAAAGTGAACCAATGTTTCCACTGATTGCTTTGAAACTGCTGACAcattggggagaaaaaaatacccaacacaacacaaaccaacaaacaaccCAGCACACCTTGTACAGATTGTGGTGAGGCACACAACAGCAAACACAGGTTCAGACACACAATTTAtgagctgctccctctccctccccccaccaaaaaaaaacaatttcagaacTGAAAACATGGATGGGGAAACACTTATGTTAGTGATGGTTGACAACAGACACGATACTGGTTCAGTAACCTAAAAATAATCAACAATAATCTAATTTACAAGTGACTCGAGTCACTCATTTTATCCATAATTATTAATGATGACATAAAACCAGTATTACaaagcttttccctttctcattcCTCCAAAACTACCACGTGAGCGAAAGGGAAATCCCTTGAACAGATCTCTTCCTTCTAAGTTTTGCCCATTATGTACCTCCAAAGCCAAGGCTGTCTTGTCGTAGGCATTAGGGACTCGCTTCTGGATAACCCGGGCATAAATAGGGCCATTCTGAAGGTTAGGGAGCGGAGTGTTGATGCTGGGCTGGGCATAGGGCCCTGGCTCCGGCCCACCCAGTGGTTGTGGGTGGGAACTATCCTGGTTACCTCCAATCAGAGTGGGGACTGAAGCAGAGGAAGGTCTATACTTCTCGACGTAAGGAACGGGTATCATTCCCCTCTTCCCTTCGCTGTCTTCTGCGTTCCACCACTGCTCTTCAGGCTTATCCCGGATTCTCAGTATGTCTCCTTTCTTAAAGGGGAGGTCTTCCTCATCATTGCCATTAAAGTCAAAGAGGGCTCGCACATACTCGGCCTCCTCCTGCCTGAGGATAACCCCGCTATTCTGCCTCGAGCGCGAAACGGGTTCTATCAAGGTTGTAGTGTCCAAATAGTGTATTTTGTAGAATTCCAGTAAAGATGGCAAAGAATCAAACTCTTGGTCACCTATTCGAAATCTGGTGGGATTCGACCCTGAAAAGAGAAGGCAACATGTCAAGGAGAGCATTACAACTACAAATCAAACATATGAGAAGACAAATACATTGAAACAGAAGTACTTCAACACCAAATTTGATCACCTTGACATCATATTCAGcttttctgagcattttcaATCAAAGGCAGCACTATCATGATCATGAGtacagggttttttaaaaagattttgtcaaggaaggaaaagagaaattcttAGGCACCGCCAAACTTCCCAAATTATGATGAAAATAATCTTTGTTTCTTTCGGTATTATATGGACCCAACAGATGAAAATGTTCAGTACATCATGGTTTCTCAGGAGCCTGTACAATTCTCCTGTTTTATACTCTAAATATAGGCAGTAATTTTGGTACCAtttcaaggaaattatttttttttaaactctcttcTGCTGTTCAGATCTATTTCCAAAGAACAACACTGCAATAATGGTTATTTACCTGTTGTAACACCTTGGGTTAAAGGCATGGACACTACAGAAAACTGCTTTGCACGGCAGCAAACAAGTGATGTCAATGAgcaaataaagttatttttcattttgataaaAGGTACcagtaaagaaaattatctcCATTCTATGCAATGCAAAGCAACAACATATATTTCCGTAACAGGTATGACTCAGCCTTTTAATCTCAAGTCTTGTAGCTTCTTTGCCATGTTTGTCAGATGGAGCCTAAGCTATAAATCCAAACCCCAACTACACTGGAATACAGATGATGTTCACATCCAAACCATTACAAGCATCACTACCAGTGCAGAATATCCATTTCCaatctgtgtgctctgctttttttttttttttccatgttctgtTCTTCAGGCTCAGCTGgggaaaaacacacacatgaTGTTCTATTTCCACCATGCCCCATGCCATCAGTTATGGGAAGAACTGGGGaaggctgggggaagggagTGCAGATGAAAAGATTTATACTTTAATGAGTAACTCTTTTAGCAAGACAGAGATGCTTACTTTGCAagtctgttttctctgcagGGAATATCTAACAGTCCCAAGCCTTAGCTCTGGAGTACAAAGCTAGCAGAATCTTTCAAGCTGTCACTGATCCAAAACTCCCTGCAAAGCAGCACTGTCAGCATGGAAAGCTAATGTTACAACAAGTTCtttcaggagagcagaaaggGGTTCTAACAGAGAAAAGGGCAGATTCAATAAGACCAACACCCGAGAAATGAGTTCTGAAGTATCCTGAAGGAACAGGAGCATTAGTGGAGCTGGTTAAAGGAAATTCGAAGGAGCAGAACTAAGTCATTGGGAAAAGCATGTTTGCATGCTTTAACAGCCCTGAAAGGCTCTCAAAAGAAATGAATACAAACATAGTGAgccaaaacccaaaagcaacagccttgaaaaactgcaaaaaaaaaccaaaaacaaacctcaaacTGGCATCACCAGAGATAAAGGAAGTTAATTATCAGTGAGAAAGGGGAGCCCAGCATGGGAAGAGAATTAAGAGTCCATCATATTCTCCCACAGTGTAGTGCTGAGAGGATGCAAAACCCCCTCAACTTTTGTTGCAGAGATGCAAAGCCGGGAATTTCATCCCAGTGGCACTGTCAGCTCTGTGGGATCACAGGCCATGAATTCTGGCTGGACAGGCAGCACGCCTGCAACACTTCAGAACAGTTCCGTGGAAAACAgcacctgggaatgctgcacttCCACTAGAGTTAGAAGTGGGAAACACATCAGGTCTCAGACCAACCTGGTGACAGAAACATGCAAATATCTAGCACTATTTTAGCTGTGAACCTTTAAGGAACAAGGCTTGACATCTGAGCC from Motacilla alba alba isolate MOTALB_02 chromosome 19, Motacilla_alba_V1.0_pri, whole genome shotgun sequence carries:
- the CRK gene encoding adapter molecule crk isoform X2; its protein translation is MAGQFDSEDRASWYWGRLSRVEAVSLLQGQRHGTFLVRDSGTIPGDFVLSVSESSRVSHYIVNSLGPAGARRAGGEGPGAPGSNPTRFRIGDQEFDSLPSLLEFYKIHYLDTTTLIEPVSRSRQNSGVILRQEEAEYVRALFDFNGNDEEDLPFKKGDILRIRDKPEEQWWNAEDSEGKRGMIPVPYVEKYRPSSASVPTLIGGR
- the CRK gene encoding adapter molecule crk isoform X1 codes for the protein MAGQFDSEDRASWYWGRLSRVEAVSLLQGQRHGTFLVRDSGTIPGDFVLSVSESSRVSHYIVNSLGPAGARRAGGEGPGAPGSNPTRFRIGDQEFDSLPSLLEFYKIHYLDTTTLIEPVSRSRQNSGVILRQEEAEYVRALFDFNGNDEEDLPFKKGDILRIRDKPEEQWWNAEDSEGKRGMIPVPYVEKYRPSSASVPTLIGGNQDSSHPQPLGGPEPGPYAQPSINTPLPNLQNGPIYARVIQKRVPNAYDKTALALEVGELVKVTKINMSGQWEGECNGRRGHFPFTHVRLLDQQNPDEDFS
- the CRK gene encoding adapter molecule crk isoform X3; protein product: MAGQFDSEDRASWYWGRLSRVEAVSLLQGQRHGTFLVRDSGTIPGDFVLSVSESSRVSHYIVNSLGPAGARRAGGEGPGAPGSNPTRFRIGDQEFDSLPSLLEFYKIHYLDTTTLIEPVSRSRQNSGVILRQEEAEYVRALFDFNGNDEEDLPFKKGDILRIRDKPEEQWWNAEDSEGKRGMIPVPYVEKYRPSSASVPTLIGGNQDSSHPQPLGGPEPGPYAQPSINTPLPNLQNGPIYARVIQKRVPNAYDKTALALEQNSATLTSPKRSTWNKTTAYRSLHLNLQFCFEAYGVGELVKVTKINMSGQWEGECNGRRGHFPFTHVRLLDQQNPDEDFS